In one Trichlorobacter lovleyi SZ genomic region, the following are encoded:
- a CDS encoding metallophosphoesterase family protein, whose product MRILVVSDTHGNQAALLRAHEAAGRCEAIIHLGDGEEDAALLAVLDEGCPVVRLAGNCDLGSTAPRELIREWAGVRLLLCHGDRYGVKGGLARLLEQGRATGVDAVLYGHTHLAQAVRQEGIWLINPGTLTAPAPFHSYAILELSHAGLQVTIHPLP is encoded by the coding sequence ATGCGAATTCTGGTTGTTTCAGACACCCACGGTAATCAGGCTGCCTTGCTACGGGCTCACGAAGCAGCCGGCAGATGTGAGGCGATTATACATCTGGGCGATGGCGAAGAGGATGCCGCGTTACTGGCAGTGCTTGACGAGGGGTGTCCGGTTGTACGGTTAGCCGGCAACTGTGACCTCGGATCAACAGCCCCCCGGGAGCTGATCCGTGAGTGGGCGGGTGTCCGTCTGCTGCTCTGCCATGGTGATCGCTATGGTGTCAAAGGCGGCCTGGCACGCCTGCTTGAGCAGGGTCGCGCGACCGGTGTTGATGCCGTTCTGTATGGCCATACCCACCTTGCTCAGGCTGTCAGACAGGAAGGTATCTGGCTTATCAATCCGGGCACCCTGACCGCTCCGGCGCCGTTTCACTCCTATGCCATTCTGGAGCTCAGTCATGCCGGTCTGCAGGTTACGATCCATCCCCTCCCCTGA
- a CDS encoding phosphatidylserine decarboxylase family protein: protein MRPSNALITPEGYPFIAYSAGLFLFLAGGAVLLKSVALAVPAAVTLLLVLFVISFFRNPERMPPADTALLVAPADGTVVYVGPATQEHLGACQKISIFMSVFNVHVNRAPISGTVVDRFYKQGKFYDARHADASCENEQCGLVMEQDNGVRVAFVQIAGLIARRILCYAEVGDRLERGQRYGMIRFGSRVDVYLPEGLESLVTVGQTTVAGETALVRLG, encoded by the coding sequence ATGCGCCCATCAAATGCCCTGATAACCCCTGAAGGATACCCGTTTATCGCCTATAGTGCCGGTCTGTTTCTGTTTCTGGCCGGCGGTGCCGTACTGCTGAAGTCGGTTGCATTGGCGGTGCCTGCCGCTGTTACGCTGCTGCTGGTGCTGTTTGTGATATCATTTTTTCGCAATCCGGAACGGATGCCGCCGGCTGATACGGCCCTGCTGGTGGCTCCTGCCGATGGGACGGTGGTCTACGTCGGACCGGCGACCCAGGAGCATCTGGGGGCCTGCCAGAAGATCAGCATCTTCATGTCGGTCTTTAACGTCCATGTGAATCGTGCCCCCATCTCCGGCACGGTGGTGGATCGTTTTTACAAACAGGGTAAGTTTTACGATGCCCGCCATGCCGATGCCTCCTGCGAAAATGAGCAGTGCGGGCTGGTCATGGAGCAGGATAACGGCGTACGGGTGGCCTTCGTGCAGATAGCCGGACTGATTGCCCGCAGAATCCTCTGCTACGCGGAGGTCGGCGACCGCCTTGAACGGGGGCAGCGCTACGGCATGATCCGTTTTGGATCCAGGGTTGATGTCTATCTGCCGGAGGGTCTGGAAAGTCTGGTAACTGTGGGACAGACGACTGTCGCAGGTGAAACAGCCCTGGTCAGGCTGGGGTAA
- the sppA gene encoding signal peptide peptidase SppA: MSAKKILLIVGACFAGLLLLFLGSVVLAKLLFSDKEKGFVSGPGVGLVEVKGMIVDSTEPIRQLRHFAKKDSVKAVVLRIDSPGGVVGPSQEIYEEVRKLAARKKVVVSMGSLAASGGYYIAAPASVIYANPGTITASIGVLIKFSNLEGLFGKLGVSSTTIKTGSFKDAGAPDRPLSPEDRAMFQALIDSTHEQFVKAVAEGRKLPVDEVRRIADGRVLSGEQARALKLVDKLGNLPDAVEEAGRLAGISGEPALILPPKKKVNYLELLAEGAEEKFNGVLNKAVGRGLQVTYE, translated from the coding sequence ATGTCTGCAAAAAAAATTCTACTGATTGTAGGCGCCTGTTTTGCCGGCCTGCTGCTGCTCTTTCTGGGAAGCGTCGTCCTGGCCAAGCTGCTTTTCAGTGACAAGGAAAAGGGGTTCGTCAGTGGCCCCGGAGTCGGACTGGTTGAGGTCAAAGGAATGATTGTTGACTCAACTGAACCGATCCGGCAACTGCGCCATTTTGCTAAAAAAGATTCGGTCAAGGCGGTGGTGTTGCGGATCGACTCCCCGGGCGGGGTGGTCGGCCCCTCCCAGGAGATTTACGAAGAGGTGCGCAAGCTGGCCGCCAGGAAGAAGGTGGTGGTCTCCATGGGCAGCCTGGCAGCCTCGGGAGGTTACTACATTGCCGCGCCTGCCTCGGTGATCTATGCCAATCCCGGCACTATTACCGCCAGTATCGGCGTGCTGATCAAATTCTCCAACCTTGAGGGGCTGTTCGGCAAGCTGGGGGTCAGTTCCACCACCATTAAAACCGGTTCCTTCAAGGATGCCGGTGCACCGGACCGCCCGCTCTCGCCGGAAGACCGGGCCATGTTTCAGGCCCTGATCGACAGTACCCATGAGCAGTTTGTCAAGGCCGTGGCCGAGGGACGCAAACTGCCGGTGGATGAGGTGCGCAGGATCGCCGATGGCCGGGTCCTGTCGGGTGAACAGGCCAGGGCGCTCAAACTGGTTGATAAGCTGGGCAACCTGCCGGATGCCGTCGAAGAGGCCGGCCGGCTGGCCGGTATCTCCGGTGAGCCGGCCCTGATACTGCCCCCCAAGAAAAAGGTCAACTACCTTGAACTGCTGGCTGAGGGGGCAGAGGAAAAATTCAATGGCGTCCTGAATAAGGCGGTGGGACGGGGCCTGCAGGTCACCTACGAGTAG
- the ilvB gene encoding biosynthetic-type acetolactate synthase large subunit yields the protein MKMNGARILLESLKREGVDLVFGYPGGTVINLYDELMNVREIRHILPRHEQGGTHAADGYARATGKVGVAIATSGPGATNTITGIATAYMDSIPMVIITGQVPTPLIGNDAFQEVDIIGITRPITKHSFLIRHAKDIPTIVRKAFYIARSGRPGPVLIDFPKDVQISQAEFKWPESIEIRGYKPNLEGHQKQVEKAVDMLLVARRPVMYVGGGVILANAAEELTELARTLQFPVTTTLMGLGAFPENDPLSLKMLGMHGAYAANMAMTHSDLILAVGARFDDRVTGKIATFAPHAKIIHIDVDPTSIRKNVRVDLPIVGDTKDVLVKMIECLKGQTEKVSAQHSAMEAWHEDISGWKAKHPIAYKQSSSVIKPQYVIQKLRELSEDDAIMATDVGQHQMWTAQFFEFNQPRTLLTSGGLGTMGFGLPAAMGAQAAYPKRQVICVCGDGGVQMNMQELATLVQHRLPVKIVVLNNNFLGMVRQWQELFFDKRYSQTCLELPMDFARIAEAYGAKGLKADKPSEVEQVIKEGFAHDGPVIMEFKIAREEKVLPMVPAGASLNEMVLNA from the coding sequence ATGAAAATGAATGGAGCACGTATCCTGCTTGAAAGCCTGAAGCGTGAAGGGGTGGATCTGGTATTCGGCTACCCCGGCGGAACGGTGATCAATCTCTATGATGAACTGATGAATGTGCGGGAGATCCGCCATATCCTGCCCCGCCATGAACAGGGCGGTACCCATGCGGCTGACGGTTATGCCCGTGCCACCGGCAAGGTCGGCGTGGCGATTGCCACCTCTGGTCCCGGCGCCACCAACACCATTACCGGTATCGCTACGGCCTACATGGATTCAATCCCGATGGTTATCATCACCGGTCAGGTCCCAACTCCCCTGATCGGCAACGATGCCTTTCAGGAGGTGGATATCATCGGCATTACCCGTCCGATCACCAAGCACAGCTTCCTGATCCGGCATGCCAAGGATATCCCGACCATCGTGCGCAAGGCGTTTTATATTGCCCGTTCCGGTCGTCCCGGTCCGGTGCTGATCGACTTCCCCAAGGATGTCCAGATCAGCCAGGCCGAGTTCAAGTGGCCCGAGTCAATTGAGATCCGCGGCTACAAGCCGAATCTGGAGGGGCACCAGAAGCAGGTGGAAAAAGCGGTGGATATGCTGCTGGTTGCTCGCCGTCCGGTTATGTATGTAGGCGGCGGGGTCATCCTGGCAAATGCCGCCGAGGAGCTGACTGAGCTGGCCCGTACCCTGCAGTTCCCGGTCACCACCACCCTGATGGGGCTGGGGGCCTTCCCGGAGAACGATCCGCTGTCCCTCAAGATGCTGGGGATGCACGGTGCCTATGCCGCCAACATGGCCATGACCCACTCGGATCTGATCCTGGCGGTCGGCGCCCGTTTTGATGACCGGGTAACCGGCAAGATCGCCACCTTTGCACCCCACGCCAAGATCATCCATATCGATGTCGATCCAACTTCGATCCGTAAGAACGTGCGGGTTGATCTGCCGATCGTGGGTGACACCAAGGATGTTCTGGTCAAGATGATTGAATGCCTGAAAGGACAGACCGAGAAGGTATCTGCGCAGCACAGTGCCATGGAGGCATGGCATGAGGATATCAGCGGCTGGAAGGCAAAGCATCCGATCGCCTACAAGCAGAGCAGCAGCGTGATCAAGCCCCAGTATGTGATTCAGAAGCTGCGTGAGCTGTCAGAGGATGATGCCATCATGGCGACCGACGTGGGTCAACATCAGATGTGGACCGCCCAGTTCTTTGAGTTCAACCAGCCTCGGACGCTGCTGACCTCCGGCGGTCTGGGCACCATGGGTTTCGGTCTGCCGGCAGCCATGGGGGCACAGGCTGCCTATCCCAAACGCCAGGTGATCTGCGTCTGTGGTGACGGTGGCGTGCAGATGAACATGCAGGAACTGGCTACCCTGGTACAGCATCGTCTGCCGGTCAAGATTGTTGTCCTGAACAACAACTTCCTGGGAATGGTGCGTCAATGGCAGGAGCTGTTCTTTGACAAGCGTTACTCCCAGACCTGTCTTGAGCTGCCGATGGATTTTGCCAGGATTGCCGAGGCCTACGGCGCCAAAGGGCTCAAGGCGGACAAGCCGTCCGAGGTGGAGCAGGTGATCAAAGAGGGCTTTGCCCATGACGGTCCGGTGATCATGGAGTTCAAGATCGCCCGGGAGGAAAAGGTGTTGCCGATGGTCCCTGCCGGGGCGTCGCTGAATGAAATGGTGTTGAACGCCTAG
- the ilvC gene encoding ketol-acid reductoisomerase, whose amino-acid sequence MNVYYDRDCDLALIQSKKVTIVGYGSQGHAHACNLKDSGVDVTVALREGSASAVKAQNAGLKVATVAEAVASADVIMILTPDEFQSVLYRDEIEPKLKKGATLAFAHGFAIHYNQIVPRADLDVIMIAPKAPGHTVRSEYVRGGGIPDLIAVFQDASGKAREVALSYASAIGGGRTGIIETTFKDETETDLFGEQAVLCGGAVELVKAGFETLVEAGYAPEMAYFECLHELKLIVDLMFEGGIANMNYSISNNAEYGEYVTGPKVINEQSRAAMKECLNNIQNGEYAKRFILEGMSNYPEMTARRRLNAAHPIEVVGGNLRAMMPWIGKNKIVDKAKN is encoded by the coding sequence ATGAATGTGTATTACGATCGGGATTGCGATCTCGCATTAATCCAGTCCAAGAAGGTGACTATCGTCGGTTACGGTTCCCAGGGCCATGCCCATGCCTGCAATCTCAAGGATTCCGGCGTGGATGTGACGGTGGCACTGCGCGAAGGTTCTGCATCAGCTGTCAAGGCACAGAACGCAGGCCTCAAGGTAGCGACCGTTGCCGAGGCGGTTGCCTCTGCAGACGTGATCATGATCCTGACCCCGGACGAGTTCCAGTCGGTACTGTACCGTGACGAGATCGAGCCGAAGCTGAAGAAGGGCGCTACCCTGGCCTTTGCCCACGGTTTTGCCATCCACTACAATCAGATCGTACCCCGTGCTGATCTGGACGTGATCATGATCGCCCCCAAGGCGCCGGGTCACACGGTGCGCTCAGAATACGTCAGAGGTGGCGGCATCCCTGACCTGATCGCCGTATTCCAGGATGCCTCGGGCAAGGCCCGTGAAGTGGCCCTCTCCTATGCCAGCGCCATCGGCGGCGGCCGCACCGGCATCATTGAGACCACCTTCAAGGACGAGACCGAGACCGACCTGTTCGGCGAGCAGGCCGTACTTTGCGGTGGCGCAGTGGAGTTGGTCAAGGCCGGTTTCGAGACCCTGGTTGAGGCCGGTTATGCCCCAGAGATGGCCTACTTTGAGTGTCTGCATGAGCTGAAACTGATTGTCGACCTGATGTTTGAGGGCGGTATCGCCAACATGAACTACTCCATCTCAAACAACGCCGAGTACGGTGAGTACGTCACCGGGCCCAAGGTGATCAACGAGCAGAGCCGCGCTGCCATGAAGGAGTGTCTGAACAACATTCAGAACGGCGAGTACGCCAAGCGCTTCATCCTGGAGGGGATGTCCAACTATCCCGAGATGACAGCTCGTCGTCGCCTGAATGCCGCCCACCCGATTGAGGTGGTCGGTGGTAATCTGCGCGCCATGATGCCCTGGATAGGCAAAAACAAGATTGTTGACAAGGCGAAGAACTAA
- a CDS encoding 3-deoxy-7-phosphoheptulonate synthase, producing the protein MIKTNNLKVSGITPIIAPADLRQVFPMSDTGREFVSRSREKIKEILQRRDRRLMVVVGPCSIHDTEAAVDYAKRLSALSRRVDDQLMLVMRVYFEKPRTTVGWKGLINDPGMDGSHNISKGLGIARGLLCRLTDLEVPVANEMLDPITPEYVADLISWGAIGARTTESQTHRELASGLSFPIGFKNGTDGNLQIAIDAMISSRAPHSFLGINREGRASIIQTTGNPDVHIVLRGGSRKPNYLPEDITHTEESLKKNGLAPTIMVDCSHGNSNKDYRKQPEVLEQIIDQVVAGNQSISGLMIESNLEEGNQKVPADHSQLKYGVSITDACINWDTTEKILLEAHARLQKRK; encoded by the coding sequence ATGATCAAGACCAATAACCTGAAGGTTTCAGGCATCACCCCCATCATAGCCCCGGCTGATCTCCGCCAGGTATTTCCCATGTCGGATACCGGCCGGGAATTTGTCTCCCGCAGCCGGGAAAAGATCAAAGAGATCCTGCAGCGCCGGGATCGCCGTCTGATGGTGGTGGTCGGCCCCTGCTCAATCCACGATACCGAAGCGGCTGTTGACTACGCCAAGCGTCTTTCCGCCCTCTCCCGGCGGGTCGATGACCAGTTGATGCTGGTGATGCGGGTCTACTTTGAAAAACCGCGCACAACAGTGGGCTGGAAAGGGCTGATCAACGATCCGGGCATGGACGGCTCACACAACATTTCAAAGGGGCTGGGAATTGCCCGCGGCCTGCTCTGCCGCCTGACAGACCTTGAGGTGCCGGTGGCCAACGAGATGCTTGACCCGATCACCCCTGAATACGTGGCTGACCTCATCTCCTGGGGTGCGATCGGCGCACGTACCACCGAATCCCAGACCCACCGGGAACTGGCCAGCGGCCTTTCCTTCCCGATCGGCTTCAAAAACGGCACCGACGGCAATCTGCAGATCGCCATTGATGCCATGATTTCATCCCGTGCCCCCCACAGCTTCCTGGGTATCAACCGTGAAGGACGTGCCTCCATCATACAGACCACCGGCAATCCGGATGTGCATATTGTGCTGCGGGGCGGTTCACGCAAACCCAACTATCTGCCGGAAGACATCACCCATACCGAGGAAAGCCTGAAAAAGAACGGTCTGGCCCCCACCATCATGGTGGACTGCAGCCATGGCAACTCCAACAAAGACTACCGTAAGCAACCGGAGGTGCTGGAACAGATCATCGATCAGGTGGTGGCGGGCAATCAGTCAATCTCCGGCCTGATGATCGAAAGCAACCTGGAGGAAGGCAACCAGAAGGTGCCGGCAGACCATTCGCAACTGAAGTACGGCGTATCCATCACCGATGCCTGCATTAACTGGGACACCACGGAAAAGATTCTGCTGGAAGCCCACGCACGGCTGCAAAAGCGGAAGTAG
- a CDS encoding DUF995 domain-containing protein has translation MRKLIVLFAASVLALTVTACKTDESALRDSSSTLLGAREVKEILVGNTVTAANGDTYYFDRGGVVIGKGSYGEKNKGNWNITQEGQLCFSNWNANFAPSACYKVFFDNVSQQRKLVDGNGDVKYTVINIVTGNPNNF, from the coding sequence ATGAGAAAGCTTATCGTACTGTTTGCCGCTTCCGTTCTGGCTCTAACTGTCACTGCCTGCAAGACCGATGAATCGGCCCTGCGTGATTCCAGCTCAACCCTGCTGGGTGCCAGAGAGGTCAAGGAAATTCTGGTCGGTAACACGGTTACTGCAGCAAACGGTGATACCTATTATTTTGACCGTGGCGGCGTGGTGATCGGCAAGGGTTCCTATGGTGAAAAGAACAAAGGCAACTGGAACATCACCCAGGAAGGGCAGCTCTGCTTCAGTAACTGGAACGCCAACTTTGCCCCCAGTGCTTGCTATAAGGTCTTTTTTGACAATGTCAGCCAGCAGCGCAAGCTGGTTGATGGCAATGGTGATGTAAAATATACGGTTATTAATATTGTAACCGGTAATCCCAATAATTTTTAG
- the ilvN gene encoding acetolactate synthase small subunit, with product MQHTISVVVENEFGVLARVSGLFSGRGFNIDSLTVAPTSDESLSRITIVTRGDDAVLEQITKQLNKLVDVIKVLDFSDGSAIERELALIKVTAEDDSRAEVLRIVDIFRAKIIDVTPKSYTIEATGAPAKINAILDLLRPLGLKELVRTGAVAIGRGAKGWKG from the coding sequence ATGCAACATACCATATCGGTTGTGGTAGAGAATGAATTCGGCGTACTGGCCCGGGTTTCGGGCCTGTTTTCCGGTAGAGGATTTAACATAGACTCGCTTACGGTTGCGCCAACCAGTGATGAATCGCTTTCCCGGATTACGATTGTCACCAGGGGTGATGACGCGGTCCTTGAGCAGATTACCAAGCAGTTGAACAAACTGGTGGATGTGATCAAGGTGCTGGACTTCAGTGACGGCAGCGCCATTGAACGTGAACTGGCACTGATCAAGGTGACGGCCGAAGACGATAGCCGGGCCGAGGTCTTGCGGATCGTTGATATTTTCCGGGCCAAGATTATTGACGTCACTCCCAAGTCCTATACCATCGAGGCCACCGGAGCCCCGGCCAAGATCAATGCCATCCTTGACCTGCTGCGTCCCCTGGGGTTGAAGGAGCTGGTCAGGACCGGTGCGGTTGCCATCGGGCGTGGTGCCAAGGGCTGGAAAGGGTAG
- the pssA gene encoding CDP-diacylglycerol--serine O-phosphatidyltransferase, giving the protein METPEQLDPQPVERHENIRRGIYILPNLITAGSLFAGFYSMVATLNGNYGSAAIWIFISAVCDGLDGKVARLTNTTSQFGVEFDSLADLVAFGVTPGLMMYAWALKPFGRLGWLAAFLFVVCGALRLARFNVQVSTVESKRFVGLPIPAAASMVASTVLLFNHFGWPSSYKKLAILVLIYLLAFLMVSSVKYYSFKDPELIKKQPFGFLVLAVVLLIIVAAEPAVMIFVIMLSYVLSGPIGLLLSWPRRRRLEKAIHKGHEELLQEHEPVLRGGDGS; this is encoded by the coding sequence ATGGAGACACCGGAACAATTAGACCCGCAGCCTGTCGAGAGGCATGAAAACATCAGGCGGGGGATCTATATCCTGCCGAACCTGATTACTGCCGGCAGCCTGTTTGCCGGGTTCTACAGTATGGTTGCCACCCTGAACGGTAATTACGGTTCAGCAGCAATCTGGATCTTCATCTCGGCTGTCTGCGACGGCCTTGACGGCAAGGTGGCACGTCTGACCAATACAACCAGCCAATTTGGCGTTGAGTTTGATTCACTGGCAGATCTGGTGGCCTTCGGGGTGACACCCGGCCTGATGATGTACGCCTGGGCCCTGAAGCCGTTTGGCCGCCTGGGCTGGTTGGCGGCGTTTCTGTTTGTGGTCTGCGGCGCCCTGCGGCTGGCCCGTTTCAACGTGCAGGTCAGCACGGTTGAGAGCAAACGCTTCGTCGGTCTGCCGATTCCGGCGGCAGCCAGCATGGTTGCCTCCACCGTCCTGCTCTTTAATCATTTCGGCTGGCCAAGCTCCTACAAGAAACTGGCCATCCTGGTCCTGATCTATCTGCTGGCCTTCCTGATGGTTTCCAGTGTCAAATACTACTCATTCAAGGATCCGGAGCTGATCAAGAAACAACCGTTCGGCTTCCTGGTGCTGGCCGTGGTGCTGCTGATCATTGTCGCGGCTGAGCCGGCGGTGATGATATTTGTGATTATGCTTAGTTATGTGCTTTCCGGACCGATTGGCCTGTTACTGAGCTGGCCACGGCGGCGGCGGCTTGAAAAGGCGATTCACAAGGGGCATGAGGAGCTGTTGCAGGAGCATGAGCCGGTGCTCAGGGGAGGGGATGGATCGTAA